The Devosia sp. A16 genome includes a window with the following:
- a CDS encoding ABC transporter permease, with the protein MSESASEAAVGLARRWLLPRSVLSGVLCVVAAFAIGALLIAAIGRDPALAYLSLFEASLGSTNGLAETAIRTVPLAFCGIGIALAFRAGVFNVGAEGQLFIGGVAAAWVGLQLGGQPQWLVLPAMGVAAAVAGAAWSAVAGVLKLKFRADELITTIMLNYIAIYFVGYLLHGPLQDPGSPLARTARLAAEARLPMLLEGTRLHAGLLLVVIVAIVAQLFLWRSVAGFRLRAVGHNARAAENTGMNVKAALWTGFLVCGALAGLAGFSEVAGVQRRMIENLSPGFGYTAIIVALLGQTNPLGVLAAAVLFAALQIGSTTMESAAGVPSALTTVIQALVVLLLIGQNALPRLVRRRAVSGS; encoded by the coding sequence GTGAGCGAGAGTGCATCTGAGGCCGCGGTCGGCCTCGCCAGGCGCTGGCTGTTGCCGCGTTCGGTGCTGTCGGGCGTCCTGTGCGTGGTGGCCGCGTTCGCCATCGGGGCGCTGCTGATCGCGGCGATCGGGCGTGATCCGGCGTTGGCCTATCTCAGCCTGTTCGAAGCATCGCTGGGCAGCACCAACGGCCTTGCCGAGACGGCCATCCGCACCGTGCCGCTGGCGTTCTGCGGCATCGGCATCGCACTGGCCTTCCGCGCCGGGGTGTTCAATGTCGGGGCCGAGGGGCAGCTGTTCATCGGCGGCGTGGCGGCCGCCTGGGTCGGGCTGCAGCTCGGCGGGCAGCCGCAATGGCTGGTGCTGCCGGCGATGGGCGTTGCGGCCGCAGTGGCCGGCGCGGCTTGGTCGGCAGTCGCCGGGGTGCTGAAGCTCAAATTCCGGGCGGACGAGCTGATCACCACCATCATGCTCAACTATATCGCCATCTACTTCGTCGGTTACCTGCTGCATGGACCGCTGCAGGATCCGGGCTCGCCTTTGGCGCGTACGGCCCGGCTTGCCGCCGAGGCGCGGCTGCCGATGCTGCTCGAGGGCACGCGGCTGCATGCCGGGCTGCTGCTGGTGGTCATCGTGGCGATCGTCGCGCAGCTGTTCCTGTGGCGCTCGGTGGCGGGCTTCCGGCTCAGGGCCGTGGGCCATAATGCGCGAGCGGCAGAGAATACCGGGATGAACGTCAAGGCGGCGCTGTGGACCGGGTTCCTGGTCTGCGGCGCGCTGGCGGGGCTGGCCGGCTTCTCCGAAGTTGCCGGCGTCCAGCGGCGAATGATCGAGAACCTGTCGCCGGGCTTCGGCTATACCGCCATCATCGTGGCGCTGCTCGGCCAGACCAATCCGCTCGGCGTGCTGGCGGCAGCGGTGCTGTTCGCGGCGCTGCAGATCGGCTCGACCACCATGGAATCGGCGGCCGGGGTGCCGAGCGCCTTGACCACAGTGATCCAGGCCCTGGTGGTGCTGCTGCTGATCGGGCAGAACGCGCTGCCGCGCCTGGTCCGCCGGCGCGCCGTGAGCGGGAGCTGA